The sequence CGGTCGCGGCTATCACGCCAGTAACTGTTTTACTCCTGTAACTGTTTCAGCGTCTCCAGATCCCTGTTTGTGTGGAGGAACTCCGACGTTCGGGCGGACGCATTACAGGCCGGGCACGCGTAATTGTCGTCAGGCGCCGGGAGGTCGCTCGGCGTCTCCTCCCACGTTTTCGAGCACTCTGGACAGGACAGCTGGACGAACGCCTCGTGTGGCATGTTCGAACATCCGACGCGATGAGGGAAAAAGATTGTCGCCGGACGGTCGGGCCGGTCCGCTTAGATACGGCCGACTTCTTTGACGGAGACGGACTCCACGCCCTCGACCGAGCTGAACGCCTCCTCGACCGATTCTGTCCCGCCGGCGTCGTCCGGAACGATCACCGTCGGGATCAATGCGACGAGACCGAAGGCGACGTCCTCGGTCTCGACGGAGTTGATCTTCGCCCCCTCCGGGAGCGCGGTCTCGAGGCGCTCGCGGAGTTCGTCCAGGTCGAGTTCCGGACTGTTCGGCATCACCTTGATGGCCGCGGCGACTTTCCCCATGTCAGGGCCCCCTGAATCCGCACTCCGGACATTCGTAGAGGTTGCTCTGTTTGCGACACTTCGCACACCGGTAGATCTGGCGACCGCACTCGGGACACTTGAACGAGGCCGCGTTCGTGCCGGAGATGTTGATCCCACACGAAACACACCGCCTCGCCTGCTGGGTCTCGCTCATCCTTATGTTTGTGTGCCGTCTGCGGCGGTTTAACCGTTGTCTTTCGTCGTCCACGTCAAGCGTAGGTTTAAACGCGATGGGACGGAACTCGAACGTATGGAATCGCAGGGGTGGTTCGTGGACCTGGACCCGGACGACCGCGACACGGCCGTGGCCCGCATTCGCGACGGTTCTGCCCCGGCCCCTGACCGGTGGCCGACGCTCGCGGTCGAAGCCGGATTCGCGGCCGACGAGTCGTCGTACTACGACGAACTTCACGAGGCGACCGTCGAGGCCGCGGGAGCCACGGTGGCCGAACGCGAGCGAGCGGACGACCAGCAACTGATCCACGCCGTTCGCACGATCGACGACGTGACCGCGACCACGAACGAGCTGGCCGAACGACTCGCTGAGTGGGCTGGCAGCTACTACGGCGAGTCGGGCGCGGGAACGGAATACGCGGCGACCGTCGCGGATCGCGACCCCCAGGATCCCGTCGAGCGGCGCATCGTCTCCCTGGCAAATCGGGTGACAGCGCTCGAGGCGGAGCACGAGGCCGTCGAGGCCTTCGTCCGGCGGCAGGCGCCGGGGGTGTGTCCGAACCTCTCGATGCTGGCGGGGCCGGTCCTCGCCGCCCGTCTGATCGCCCTGGCGGGCGGACTCGAATCGCTCGCGAAAAAACCCAGCGGGACGGTGCAAGTGTTGGGCGCGGAGGACGCCCTGTTCGCTCACCTCCGGGGCCACGCGACCTCCCCCAAACACGGCGTCATCTACACCCACGAGTACGTCCGCGACACGTCGCCGGACCAGCGGGGGTCCGCGGCCCGGGCACTGGCGGGGAAACTCGCCATCGCGGCCCGCATCGATCACTACTCCGGCGACCGTCGTCCCGAACTCCGCGACGAGCTCGACGAGCGCATGGCTCGCATCCGAAGCCGAGGTGAGGACAATTGAGTCGTCCGGACGGAGTCGCGTGGCACACGTTCGACGGAACGCGATCGCTCGCAACACGGGGGAAACCGGTGTACGGCGAACAGACGGACGGAGAATGGCGACGGTGGGATCCACACCGCTCGAAGCTCGGGGCAACCTTCGAGAAGGGCCTGGAGACCGGGTTGCGGAACGGCGATTCCGTGCTCTACCTCGGCGCAGCGAACGGGACGACCGTGAGTCACGTCGCGGACTTCGCAGGCCCGACCTATGCCGTGGAGTTCGCGCCACGTCCGGCCAGGGACCTCGTTGCGGTCGCTCGGACGCGCGACCGGCTGTTTCCCCTGCTGAAAGACGCCCGAACGCCAGAGACGTACGCGCACGTCGTGGAAAGCGAACTGGACGCGATCGTCCAGGACGTGGCCACGCGTGGTCAGGCACGGGTGGCGAACGAAAATCGTCGGTTCCTCGCCGACGACGGGCGTCTGATCGCCGCGATCAAGGCGCGAAGCGAGGACGTCACCCGGGAGCCACCGGCGGTCTTCGAGGAGGTCCTGGAATCGCTAACCGCGGAGTACGAGGTCCTCGAAACCGAACGCCTGGAACCATATCACGACGATCACCTCGCCGTCGTCGCGCGTCCTCTGTGACGCCAGGTGCCGGTTTCGGAACTGTTTATGGGGCCCGACACATTTTTTCTCACGATGCCAACGGGTTCGCGTGCGGCCTTCGCGGAGATGGGGACACTCGGGGTCGAAGAAGAGTATTTCGTCGTTGACGACGAGGGCCAACCGGTTGCAGGGTCCGACGAACTCGTCTACGAACGCGATCCACCAGAGACCCTCTGTGGGAACATCGACCACGAGCTGTTCAAATTCGTCATCGAGACCCAGACGTGCAAGATGTCCGACCCCACGTCGGCACCCGAGGAGATTCGACGGACCCGCGAGACCCTCATCGATTACGTCGCTGAGAGCGGCTACCGCGTCGCGACGGCCGGCCTCCACCCCACGGCGGACTGGCGCGACCACGAACACGCCGAGAAACCACGGTATCGCTCCCAGCTCGATCGTATCCAGTATCCTCAACACCGGAATACGACCGCGGGGATGCACATCCACGTCGGGGTCGACGATCCCGACAAGGCAATGTGGGTGGCCAACGAGTCGCGCTGGCACCTCCCGATGCTCCTGGCGCTGTCGGCCAACTCCCCGTACTGGAACGGGTATGACACGGGGCTCGCGTCGGCTCGGGCGAAAATATTCGAGGGGCTTCCCAACACGGGGATGCCGACCCCCTTTGACTCCTATGACGAATTCGAGCGCTTCGAGGAGCAAATGACCGAACACGGGTCGATCGAAGACCGTGGAGAATTGTGGTTCGACGTCCGACCCCACTCCGGCCACGGCACCGTGGAGGTCCGCGTCTCGGACGCCCAGGATCGGGCGGGGATCGTGGACGCGTTGATCGAGTACGTCCACGCGCTCGTCGTCGACCTTTCAGAACGGTACGAGGACGGGGAGTCCGGGACCGACGTCCGGCGCGAACTCCTCGACGAGAACAAGTGGCGGGCGATACGACACGGCCACGACGCGACGTTTATCGAACCCGATGGCTCCTCGGCCGTCGCACTCGAGGACCTGGTCGTCCAAGAGATGGACCGACTCGGGGTCGCTGGCATCGGGGACGTCCTGGCTACCGAGAGCGGTGCGGAACGCCAGCGACGGATTCGCGACGAACGTGGCGCAGCGGCGCTCCGGGACGCCATCGTCCTGTAGGCCAAATGGTTTAAACAGTCACGTCACTTGTGTCCTCTATAAGACGACGAATGTCCGACGAAGAACCTACAGACACCGAGGCGAACGAGGCAGAGGGCGTTGAGATCCCGGTCGATACCGAAGAAGGCGATACGGAGGCGGGCGGCGGTGCCCGCGAACGGCTCGAGGAGGAGGCCGACCGCGCGCGCTCGGAGTTCGACAGTCGCGTCGTGGACATCCTCTCCTGGGTGCTCGACACCGAGACGCGAGCCCGAATCTACGTCCAGTTGCGGAAGGCTCCGTGGAGCACGAGCGAGGAGGTGGCCGAGGGGACTGGGCTCTACCCGAGCACCGTCCGGGAGGCGCTCGCCGAGCTGTACGACGAAGGCGTGGTCGATCGCCGGAAACGAGAGAGCGAGGGCGCAGGCAACAACCCCTACGAGTACACGGCCATCGCCCCGAGCGATCTCGTCGGGAACGTCGTCGGGCGGGTGCAGGACGAACTGAATACGCTGTTCAATCTCGATTCCCATCTGGAGGAATCCGAGCCCACCTCCGAACCGACCTCCCAACCGGTCTCCATCGAGGTGTCCTCTGAGGACGAAGAAGACGAAGAGGGTGAAGAGGAAAACGTAGAGGGTGAAGAGGAAGACGTAGAGGGTGAAGAGGAAAACGTAGAGGGTGAAGAGGAAGACGAAGAGGGTAAAGAGGAGAGATAAGTGGAAGACTGCGAGGACTCCCACCACTCCGAGACCGGCAACGACGGGTCGGGCACCGATACCGAGGCCGATACGCCGGCGGACGACGCGTGAATCCCAACCACTAAAGCCGAGGCAGTCCTCGCGAGCCGTATGGACGTCGCTCTGGGCGGGACGTTCGATCCGATACACGATGGCCACCGGAAACTGTTCGAACGCGCGTTCGAACTCGGTGACGTCACGGTCGGTCTCACGAGCGGCGATCTCGCACCGAAGACCCGACAGGAAGACCGGTACGTTCGGTCGTACGAAGAGCGCAAGGCCGACCTCATCGAGGAACTCGAACCCCTCGCGAAGAAGTACGACCGTGATTTTTCGATCCGAACACTCGCCGAACCCACGGGGGTCGCGACCGAAGAACAGTTCGACGCCCTGGTGGTTTCCCCGGAGACCCGTCCCGGCGGGGAGCGCATCAACGAGATTCGCGCCGAGCGGGGCCTCGACCCCCTCGAACTGGTCGTCGTCGATCACGTTCTCGCGGAGGACGGGGACATTATCTCGAGTACCCGCATTGTCAACGGCGAGATCGACGAGCACGGCAACCTCACGCCCGACCGGGACGGGCGCGAGCGCTCCCGCGCCTGATCACCACTCCGGTGGCTCGAGGCCCGCCTCGGCGAGGAGGTCCTTCCAGCGTCGCTGAATCACGAGTCGCGACACGCCCGCAGCCTCGGCGACAGCGGTCTGGCTGCGCTGGTCGCCCGCGATGAGCGACCCCGCGTACAGACTCGCCGCCAGCGCGGCCCGTTTCGATCGATCCTCCTCGGGAAGTGTCGAGAGAAAGAGGTCCTGGGCGGTGGAGCGAGCAGCCGCATCGAGTTCCAACCGATCGGCTGTCGCCTGCAGTTCGGTTAGCCACTCTCGTTGGCTTACCTCGTCGCCCGCGCGGTACATGACACGTGTGAAGGCGCGCCGCCGGTAAAGCCCCTGTGTTCGAACGGCCGCAGAACCTCGTGACGTTTAAGGGTGAAACACGCGAATTTCTCCACACGGACGAGCGCGGGTAGCCAAGTGGTCAACGGCGCAGCGCTTAGGACGCTGTCCCGTAGGGGTCCGCAGGTTCGAATCCTGTCCCGCGCAGTGAGCGAGCGTAGCGAGCGAACGAGCAGGACAGATTCGAGCCCTGTCAGTCGCAGCCCGGGAAGCGACCGAAGGGAGCGACCCGGAACGTCTGATTCCGGTTCGAATCCTGTCCCGCGCAGTGAGCGAGCGTAGCGAGCGAACGAGCAGGACAGATTCGAGCCCTGTCAGTCGCAGCCCGGGAAGCGACCGAAGGGAGCGACCCGGAACGTCTGATTCCGGTTCGAATCCTGTCCCGCGCAATGCGAGGTCGAGCATCGCGAGACCTCGGGTAGCGAACGGGGAGGAACGACCCGTGAGCAGTGAACGGAGGGCAGCGAAGCTGCCCGGAGCGAACGAGCAGGACAGCGATTCGAATCAGGGAGGAGCTGTGCTCCGACCGTGGTTCGAATCGCTGTCCCGCGCACTTCCACTTTTTCCGAAGCGGGTTCGCCGATGGCTCACCCGCTTCGCAAAAACGTGGGGAAAAAGACAGCTATCGGTTGCGGATATCCGACACGACCGCAGGTCGTGTCGGGCAGAAAGTCGATCCGGGCTCCATAAAAATAAATTGGCCAACAACTATAAAGTACTGATCGTTCCCGAACTATTAGAATATTCACACGTGTAAAGCCGTCCGGCTCTCGACATTCAAGCGAGGTGACCAATTAATGGCTACCACGTCGGCCGACGAGGCGGATCGCACGACAAGTACGGGGGAGACGAGTCTGGGGCTCGAGGAGAATCTGGGTGCGGCATTAGCGTACGTGCTGGGTTTCCTGACGGGCATCATCGTCTTTCTTCTGGAACAGGAAAACGATCACGTCCGCTTCCATGCTGCCCAGAGCATGGTCGTCTTCGGCGGCATCTTCGTGGTCAGCATCATCCTGAGCATACTGGGAGGGGGGCTCTCGACGATGATGGCCGGCGGGGCGGGATCGTTTGTGGCAACGGGACTGTCGCTCATCCTGGGTCTCGCTTCGATGGTACTCTGGCTCGCCAGCCTGGTACTCTGGGTGTACCTGCTCGTCCGGACCTATCAGGGCTCGGACCCGCGCATTCCCGTTGCCGCGGGAATCGCGGACGGGCTAGTTTGAACCGAACCACCTCTCCCGATCTGGCGTGGTAGGACAGACTCGTCAGGTGACTGTCCGCGATGACCAGCGGT is a genomic window of Halanaeroarchaeum sulfurireducens containing:
- a CDS encoding DUF7836 family putative zinc-binding protein, whose translation is MPHEAFVQLSCPECSKTWEETPSDLPAPDDNYACPACNASARTSEFLHTNRDLETLKQLQE
- a CDS encoding elongation factor 1-beta, which encodes MGKVAAAIKVMPNSPELDLDELRERLETALPEGAKINSVETEDVAFGLVALIPTVIVPDDAGGTESVEEAFSSVEGVESVSVKEVGRI
- a CDS encoding HVO_2753 family zinc finger protein, with protein sequence MSETQQARRCVSCGINISGTNAASFKCPECGRQIYRCAKCRKQSNLYECPECGFRGP
- a CDS encoding NOP5/NOP56 family protein, whose translation is MESQGWFVDLDPDDRDTAVARIRDGSAPAPDRWPTLAVEAGFAADESSYYDELHEATVEAAGATVAERERADDQQLIHAVRTIDDVTATTNELAERLAEWAGSYYGESGAGTEYAATVADRDPQDPVERRIVSLANRVTALEAEHEAVEAFVRRQAPGVCPNLSMLAGPVLAARLIALAGGLESLAKKPSGTVQVLGAEDALFAHLRGHATSPKHGVIYTHEYVRDTSPDQRGSAARALAGKLAIAARIDHYSGDRRPELRDELDERMARIRSRGEDN
- a CDS encoding fibrillarin-like rRNA/tRNA 2'-O-methyltransferase, giving the protein MSRPDGVAWHTFDGTRSLATRGKPVYGEQTDGEWRRWDPHRSKLGATFEKGLETGLRNGDSVLYLGAANGTTVSHVADFAGPTYAVEFAPRPARDLVAVARTRDRLFPLLKDARTPETYAHVVESELDAIVQDVATRGQARVANENRRFLADDGRLIAAIKARSEDVTREPPAVFEEVLESLTAEYEVLETERLEPYHDDHLAVVARPL
- a CDS encoding glutamate--cysteine ligase, which encodes MPTGSRAAFAEMGTLGVEEEYFVVDDEGQPVAGSDELVYERDPPETLCGNIDHELFKFVIETQTCKMSDPTSAPEEIRRTRETLIDYVAESGYRVATAGLHPTADWRDHEHAEKPRYRSQLDRIQYPQHRNTTAGMHIHVGVDDPDKAMWVANESRWHLPMLLALSANSPYWNGYDTGLASARAKIFEGLPNTGMPTPFDSYDEFERFEEQMTEHGSIEDRGELWFDVRPHSGHGTVEVRVSDAQDRAGIVDALIEYVHALVVDLSERYEDGESGTDVRRELLDENKWRAIRHGHDATFIEPDGSSAVALEDLVVQEMDRLGVAGIGDVLATESGAERQRRIRDERGAAALRDAIVL
- a CDS encoding helix-turn-helix domain-containing protein; this encodes MSDEEPTDTEANEAEGVEIPVDTEEGDTEAGGGARERLEEEADRARSEFDSRVVDILSWVLDTETRARIYVQLRKAPWSTSEEVAEGTGLYPSTVREALAELYDEGVVDRRKRESEGAGNNPYEYTAIAPSDLVGNVVGRVQDELNTLFNLDSHLEESEPTSEPTSQPVSIEVSSEDEEDEEGEEENVEGEEEDVEGEEENVEGEEEDEEGKEER
- a CDS encoding phosphopantetheine adenylyltransferase, whose protein sequence is MDVALGGTFDPIHDGHRKLFERAFELGDVTVGLTSGDLAPKTRQEDRYVRSYEERKADLIEELEPLAKKYDRDFSIRTLAEPTGVATEEQFDALVVSPETRPGGERINEIRAERGLDPLELVVVDHVLAEDGDIISSTRIVNGEIDEHGNLTPDRDGRERSRA
- a CDS encoding transcription initiation factor IIB family protein codes for the protein MYRAGDEVSQREWLTELQATADRLELDAAARSTAQDLFLSTLPEEDRSKRAALAASLYAGSLIAGDQRSQTAVAEAAGVSRLVIQRRWKDLLAEAGLEPPEW
- a CDS encoding DUF4870 domain-containing protein; this translates as MATTSADEADRTTSTGETSLGLEENLGAALAYVLGFLTGIIVFLLEQENDHVRFHAAQSMVVFGGIFVVSIILSILGGGLSTMMAGGAGSFVATGLSLILGLASMVLWLASLVLWVYLLVRTYQGSDPRIPVAAGIADGLV